One stretch of Eupeodes corollae chromosome 2, idEupCoro1.1, whole genome shotgun sequence DNA includes these proteins:
- the LOC129944745 gene encoding uncharacterized protein LOC129944745 translates to MSKEIDSLDLEFQYYCSLLEELVRLLPNRCQQFIANKWNHKLTDPIYNAEPLREKRNHYLLMLTICLNLRELKHPFDRPPPSGVLEELHSIQNPNQIKSNNNAICQNENPSKACDIHELGCPTDEDNISKVLDEQFTFLMNLAKPNVEKLFNLSDRHRGRDWINFLSSIDTKCFHMKGVRNDYAMLLSGYLLNDELLGPFLQAPIQKLVPLGDLVKIVDMNNHMINDPSHPRAMRFLKDVPHPTEGAFAFLAVTGNIVD, encoded by the exons atgtcaaagGAAATAGATTCTCTTGATTTGGAATTTCAGTACTATTG TTCTCTGTTGGAAGAATTAGTTCGTTTGCTTCCAAATCGATGTCAGCAATTCATAGCTAACAAATGGAATCACAAGCTCACCGATCCCATTTACAATGCAGAACCCTTGCGGGAAAAGAGGAATCACTATCTGCTGATGCTAactatttgtttgaatttgagaGAATTGAAACACCCGTTCGATCGTCCTCCTCCAAGTGGAGTTCTAGAAGAATTGCATTCTATTCAGAATCCAAaccaaattaaatcaaataacaatgctatttgtcaaaatgaaaatcctTCAAAAGCATGTGATATCCACGAACTCGGTTGTCCCACTGATGAAGATAACATTTCGAAG GTTTTAGATGAACAGTTCACATTTCTAATGAATTTAGCCAAGCCAAATGTTGAGAAATTGTTCAATTTATCCGACCGTCACAGAGGACGTGATTGgattaattttctttcatcaATTGATACCAAGTGTTTTCATATGAAAGGAGTTCGTAATGACTATGCTATGCTTTTGTCTGGATATCTTTTGAATGATGAACTTTTGGGACCTTTTTTACAAGCACCTATTCAAAAACTTGTTCCTTTGGGGGATTTAGTTAAAATTGTCGATATGAATAATCACATGATAAATGATCCGTCTCATCCGAGAGCGATGAGGTTTTTGAAAGATGTCCCACATCCTACGGAAGGAGCATTCGCTTTTCTTGCTGTGACGGGTAATATTGTTGATTGA
- the LOC129947113 gene encoding heat shock 70 kDa protein 14: MWPRFGIKIGNSTLCIATVKADGNPEVIANKQGDRVSQACLLAEGNEIECGLTAKQKMSSKPASCVSNSLQFFLSQSTLTPEKIKDACKYITCYYNDSTKEFELKSKGEGDKEIVTKISPHAVCVKFFQAEFELARQSYLQEIPKPSVVLSIPNYYPLESWPSLAAAAEEAGFHVAQVVSEMTAAALAYGIGEAQADDSERKVVLCIKSGGIYSHFTLYEVTGGLYTLIEEVGPFTIGGNQYTEALVEFVCQEFFKKYRLDPKESRRSIAKIYTAATNSKHILTSLPTTQIYIDSLMDGVDFSMQMSRARFESLIQPVINKFMAVLNEAVEKLFADNQNTVTKIDEIVLLGATMKIPKIQSAITSRFPEAKIHSSYAADEVVAIGCARQATFLLDAEGQDLTDKEVCLFTPSDLHIWHNDAEDKLKVFLKKGSLLPRVVVVEVEKSKKEANNEEGEQTEIFHVKCGDTILDFSLKAAATPEGLFKIEANVDLNEDGVTSSIKLKCL, from the coding sequence ATGTGGCCAAGATTTGGAATTAAAATCGGCAACAGCACACTTTGCATTGCCACCGTAAAAGCGGATGGAAATCCCGAAGTGATAGCCAACAAGCAGGGTGACCGCGTCTCGCAAGCTTGCCTTCTTGCCGAAGGCAACGAAATAGAGTGCGGCTTGACTGCCAAGCAGAAAATGTCCTCGAAACCGGCCTCTTGTGTCTCAAACAGTTTGCAATTTTTCCTTTCACAATCAACCCTGACCCCGGAAAAAATCAAGGACGCATGTAAGTACATCACTTGCTACTATAACGACAGCACTAAGGAGTTTGAGTTGAAGTCAAAGGGTGAGGGAGACAAGGAAATCGTAACGAAAATATCGCCGCACGCAGTATGTGTGAAATTCTTCCAAGCAGAGTTCGAGTTGGCGCGCCAATCGTACTTGCAGGAAATCCCGAAGCCGTCCGTGGTGCTCTCGATACCAAACTACTACCCACTCGAATCTTGGCCAAGCCTCGCTGCTGCAGCAGAAGAAGCTGGTTTCCATGTGGCGCAGGTTGTCTCTGAGATGACGGCTGCCGCTCTCGCATACGGCATCGGAGAGGCCCAAGCTGATGACTCAGAGCGCAAGGTCGTTCTCTGTATTAAGAGTGGCGGCATCTACAGCCACTTCACCTTGTATGAGGTCACTGGGGGACTGTATACACTGATAGAGGAAGTCGGTCCATTCACAATCGGAGGCAACCAATATACGGAGGCTTTGGTGGAGTTTGTCTGCCAGGAATTCTTCAAAAAGTATCGTCTGGATCCAAAGGAGAGTCGCCGTTCAATAGCCAAGATATACACAGCTGCGACCAACTCCAAGCACATCCTCACCTCCTTGCCGACGACACAAATATACATTGACTCTCTTATGGATGGCGTGGACTTCAGCATGCAGATGTCTCGTGCTCGCTTTGAGAGTCTCATCCAGCCAGTCATAAACAAATTCATGGCCGTCCTCAATGAAGCCGTGGAGAAACTCTTTGCCGACAACCAGAACACGGTTACGAAAATCGACGAGATTGTTCTTCTCGGCGCTACCATGAAGATTCCCAAGATCCAATCGGCCATCACTAGCCGCTTCCCCGAAGCAAAGATCCACTCAAGTTATGCAGCCGATGAAGTTGTTGCCATTGGATGCGCTCGGCAGGCGACGTTCTTGCTCGATGCTGAGGGACAAGATTTAACTGACAAAGAAGTCTGTCTCTTCACTCCGAGCGATTTGCACATCTGGCACAATGACGCCGAAgacaaattgaaagttttcctTAAGAAAGGTTCCCTTCTGCCAAGGGTTGTTGTTGTGGAAGTTGAGAAATCAAAGAAGGAAGCCAACAACGAGGAAGGCGAACAAACAGAGATTTTCCATGTTAAATGCGGGGATACCATATTGGATTTCAGTTTGAAAGCTGCTGCCACTCCCGAGGGACTTTTCAAAATCGAAGCTAACGTAGACCTAAATGAGGACGGTGTGACGAGTTCAATAaagcttaaatgtttgtaa